A region from the Bactrocera dorsalis isolate Fly_Bdor chromosome 1, ASM2337382v1, whole genome shotgun sequence genome encodes:
- the LOC105229635 gene encoding uncharacterized protein LOC105229635 — protein sequence MKLLFITLSAILGNFAIAAVLQTTAQPPTETQSVESNLYLNKLQSKSHLVRELKTDLQRFKTDRKLSDETEKLNDYSATYSSKVQTLVSGIRPLILTYRDSVVDAISGTYEWCSSADILLDAVLKTFVTNDTDSRYEVLHGLFDIDFAADLMSKLKKTTDTLHSASDLVSNILNEFDSDSIVQSPLFEVLLRQELLNDENKRYSGVLIDTLVTAMKKFIKNPELLQQELSLTGLADAVGSLVSTHVNQQQEPRQLTNQQQYGQHLNNQQQEPRQLTNQQQYGQHLNNQQQEPRQLTNQQQYGQHLNNQQKQSTTEQTTADAQLYVQYRDRVLAQFQLTKNFFNDYKRTIDSTISSIDGLEAKILGKNQQSSPNNRGASTNNLMKNAARALKTNCKQFTTLRLYA from the exons ATGAAGCTGTTGTTTATAACATTATCCGCTATACTTGGCAATTTCGCCATAGCTGCTGTGCTGCAG ACAACTGCACAACCGCCAACCGAAACACAAAGTGTAGAGTCAAATCTATACTTGAATAAATTGCAGAGCAAGAGCCATCTCGTTCGGGAATTGAAGACTGATCTACAACGTTTCAAAACTGATAGAAAGCTAAGTGACGAAACTGAGAAGTTGAACGATTACAGTGCAACGTATTCGTCTAAAGTTCAAACACTTGTATCTGGTATACGTCCTTTAATTCTCACATATCGTGATAGTGTCGTCGATGCTATTTCCGGTACATATGAATGGTGCAGTAGTGCAGATATCTTACTGGACGCAGTTCTAAAAACGTTCGTTACAAATGACACTGATTCGCGTTATGAAGTTTTACATGGTTTGTTCGATATAGACTTTGCTGCAGACTTGATGAGCAAGTTGAAAAAGACAACGGACACGTTGCACAGTGCTTCAGATTTGGTGTCAAACATTTTAAACGAATTTGATTCTGATTCAATCGTACAAAGTCCCTTGTTTGAAGTATTGTTGAGGCAAGAACTACTCAACGATGAGAATAAACGCTACAGTGGAGTTCTTATCGACACATTAGTCACagctatgaaaaaatttataaaaaatccaGAGCTCTTACAACAGGAGCTTTCATTAACCGGGCTTGCGGATGCAGTAGGTTCACTTGTTAGTACTCATGTCAACCAACAACAAGAACCCAGACAACTcaccaaccaacaacaatatggCCAACATCTcaacaaccaacaacaagaACCCAGACAACTcaccaaccaacaacaatatggCCAACATCTcaacaaccaacaacaagaACCCAGACAACTTaccaaccaacaacaatatggCCAACATCTCAacaaccaacaaaaacaatcaaCCACCGAACAAACAACTGCCGATGCACAACTTTATGTTCAATATAGAGATCGCGTCTTGGCTCAAtttcaattaactaaaaatttctttaacgaTTATAAACGTACTATAGATAGCACCATCAGCAGCATAGACGGGCTGGAAGCAAAGATTTTGGGGAAGAATCAACAATCCTCACCAAATAACCGTGGCGCTTCTACTAATAATTTAATGAAGAATGCTGCCAGAGCATTgaaaacaaattgtaaacaatttaCGACCTTGCGATTGTAtgcataa